A single Phragmites australis chromosome 4, lpPhrAust1.1, whole genome shotgun sequence DNA region contains:
- the LOC133914215 gene encoding globulin-1 S allele-like has protein sequence MATARDRTTVPFLLLFFATTLCAAAVAASREDHGGREPSLRQCVRRCEEDRPRYQRAQCVQECREREQQEQGRHERDRSGEGPGDEREHEEGGRRPYVFDRRSFRRIVRSEQGSVKALPPFHEASKLLRGIRNYRVVVLEANPRSFIVPSHTDAHCICYVAQGEGVVTTIENGERRSYTIREGYIFVAPAGAVTYLANTDGRRKLVIAKILHTISETGKFQFFFGPGGKNPESVLSSFSKSVQRAAFKTSSDRLERLFGRQDKGIIVRATEEQIRELRRHASEGSHGPHWPLPPFGESHGPYKLLEQQPRIANQHGQLYEADARRFPDLTDHDVRVSLVNITAGSMSAPFYNTRSIKIAYVLEGEGHAEIVCPHLAHGSESEHSHGGGRSERGKGWRREEESEEEEDKGQQREQEEAGQGYQTILARLSRGTAFVVPVGHPVVEVASRDSNLQILCFEVRAEKNEKVYLAGANNVLKQLDDTAKALAFAASAREVDEVLDAQRGQGFLPGPDESGGQEREQEDEHEGRHGRREVVAETLLRMATGGL, from the exons ATGGCGACTGCCAGAGACAGAACGACAGTTCCTTTCCTTCTCCTATTCTTTGCCACCACCctctgcgccgccgccgtcgcggcaTCCAGGGAGGACCACGGGGGCCGCGAGCCCTCACTCCGGCAATGCGTGAGGCGGTGCGAGGAGGACCGGCCGCGCTACCAGCGCGCCCAGTGCGTGCAGGAGTGCAGGGAACGCGAGCAGCAAGAGCAGGGCAGGCACGAGCGCGACCGCAGCGGCGAGGGGCCAGGAGATGAGCGGgagcatgaggaaggcggccgCCGGCCGTACGTGTTCGACCGGCGCAGCTTCCGTCGCATCGTCCGGAGCGAGCAGGGGTCCGTCAAGGCCCTCCCGCCGTTCCACGAGGCGTCCAAGCTCCTCCGCGGCATCCGGAACTACCGCGTCGTGGTGCTGGAGGCAAATCCGCGCTCGTTCATCGTGCCCAGCCACACAGACGCGCACTGTATCTGCTACGTGGCCCAAG GCGAGGGAGTGGTGACGACGATCGAGAACGGCGAGAGGCGGTCGTACACCATCAGGGAAGGCTACATCTTCGTGGCGCCGGCCGGAGCGGTCACGTACCTTGCCAACACTGACGGCCGGAGGAAGCTGGTCATCGCAAAAATCCTTCATACTATCTCCGAGACTGGCAAGTTCCAG TTCTTCTTCGGCCCCGGCGGGAAGAACCCGGAATCGGTCCTGTCGAGCTTCAGCAAGAGCGTCCAGAGAGCTGCTTTCAAG ACCTCGAGCGACCGGCTGGAGAGGCTGTTCGGGAGGCAGGACAAGGGGATCATCGTGCGTGCCACGGAGGAGCAGATCCGCGAGCTGCGGCGCCACGCCTCCGAGGGCAGCCACGGCCCGCACTGGCCCCTGCCGCCGTTCGGCGAGTCGCACGGCCCCTACAAGCTCCTGGAGCAGCAGCCCAGGATCGCCAACCAGCACGGCCAGCTCTACGAGGCCGACGCCCGCAGGTTCCCCGACCTCACCGATCACGACGTCCGCGTCTCGCTCGTCAACATCACGGCG GGGTCCATGAGCGCGCCGTTCTACAACACCCGGTCGATCAAGATCGCCTATGTGCTGGAAGGCGAGGGCCACGCCGAGATCGTGTGCCCGCACCTGGCGCACGGCAGCGAGAGCGAGCATAGCCACGGTGGAGGCCGGAGCGAGCGCGGCAAGGGCTGGCGGCGTGAAGAAGAatcagaggaggaagaggataagGGACAGCAGAgggagcaggaggaagccgggCAGGGGTACCAGACCATCCTGGCGCGGCTGTCGCGCGGCACGGCGTTCGTGGTGCCCGTCGGCCACCCGGTCGTGGAGGTGGCGTCCCGGGACAGCAACCTCCAGATCCTCTGCTTCGAGGTCCGCGCCGAGAAGAACGAGAAGGTGTACCTCGCGGGCGCGAACAACGTGCTGAAGCAGCTGGACGATACGGCCAAGGCGCTGGCGTTCGCGGCGAGCGCGAGGGAGGTGGACGAGGTGCTCGACGCACAACGGGGGCAGGGGTTCCTCCCCGGCCCGGATGAAAGCGGTGGCCAAGAACGGGAGCAAGAGGATGAACACGAaggtcgccatggccgccgcgaGGTGGTGGCTGAGACGCTCCTGAGGATGGCGACCGGTGGGCTCTGA